Proteins encoded in a region of the Bradyrhizobium sp. CB3481 genome:
- a CDS encoding helix-turn-helix domain-containing protein, giving the protein MGDASSIPLGVRNFAASFASLRLKGCTVYLQRTFPRILQVQYSTTGAIIGLLMEDEASLIFNGMEARPPVLLLVKGTAKCEIVEQQANLVAFVNFDSVDDRGWPGEDDRAQVIGTDYVRFDALRTMLRDVLMLASHSPDTLAQPNVIESIEESMLQAIDLAVAAASPAPEGKRLGLNHYLALVRKFDEFVAVNAGKTLYSADVARQLGVSVRTLHNAVVAIRGMSMHRYMRLRRLWNVRQQLVRIEPQSIKAVALQNGFWHMGEFTSLYRELFGETPQQTLSAARGLPKCTP; this is encoded by the coding sequence TTGGGCGATGCGAGCAGCATTCCGCTCGGCGTCCGGAACTTCGCCGCGTCGTTCGCGTCGCTGAGGCTGAAGGGCTGCACGGTCTACCTGCAGCGGACGTTTCCGCGAATTCTCCAGGTGCAATACTCCACGACCGGCGCGATCATCGGCTTGCTGATGGAGGACGAGGCATCGCTGATCTTCAACGGGATGGAGGCGCGCCCGCCCGTGCTGTTGCTGGTCAAGGGCACCGCGAAATGCGAGATCGTCGAGCAGCAGGCCAATCTCGTCGCTTTCGTGAATTTCGATTCCGTCGACGATCGCGGCTGGCCGGGCGAAGACGACCGGGCCCAGGTGATCGGCACGGACTACGTCAGGTTCGACGCGCTACGGACCATGTTGCGCGATGTGCTGATGCTCGCATCGCATTCTCCCGATACGCTAGCTCAGCCAAACGTGATCGAGAGCATCGAGGAATCGATGCTGCAGGCGATCGATCTGGCGGTGGCTGCGGCGTCGCCGGCCCCTGAAGGCAAGCGCCTCGGCCTGAACCACTATCTGGCGCTAGTCCGGAAATTCGACGAGTTCGTCGCCGTCAACGCCGGCAAGACGCTGTACAGCGCCGACGTGGCGCGGCAGCTTGGGGTCTCGGTGCGGACGCTGCATAACGCCGTGGTTGCCATTCGCGGGATGAGCATGCACCGCTATATGCGGCTGCGGCGGCTGTGGAACGTGCGTCAGCAGCTGGTGCGGATAGAACCGCAATCGATCAAGGCCGTTGCGCTTCAGAACGGCTTCTGGCACATGGGCGAGTTTACTTCGCTCTACCGCGAATTATTCGGTGAGACACCGCAGCAGACGTTATCGGCGGCTCGCGGGCTTCCGAAGTGTACGCCGTGA
- a CDS encoding HAMP domain-containing methyl-accepting chemotaxis protein, producing the protein MSGITRLLLNLSIGAKLGIASGLGVLLVATMVIVQIRSNAAMRDLDVRTAGQQAIARDAVDVKASIRGMQIGVRDLRLAESAADLQKAKDYLSARLASVNKYSDEMMKLSKSAENRARIEKLKTRAADYEKGALQIAAVRAQAIAAGAGSDAAAKAFDEVKRIARETTLPIVAELEPLADQIADFAKHSVKEQAAQAAAEMTAVEWESMAIGIGTMLLLIATSIFSFFTIARPMGALSSAMDELAGGNFAVMLPGLGRKDELGAVAGAVEKFKIVSEQKARDEGEAKMKQDQIAAQQRKAEMVRLADSFEAAVGEIVETVSSASTELEASAKTLTATARRAQEVTTTVAAASEEASTNVQSVASATEELSSSVNEISRQVQESARMAGEAVDQARITNDRVSELSKAAARIGDVVELINTIAGQTNLLALNATIEAARAGEAGRGFAVVASEVKALAEQTAKATGEIGQQISSIQGATQESVGAIKEISGTIERLAEIASTIAAAVEEQGAATQEISRNVQQAAEGTQQVSSNITDVQRGAGETGSASAQVLSAAQSLSTDSNRLKMEVGKFLDTVRAA; encoded by the coding sequence ATGTCCGGCATCACCCGTCTCCTTCTCAATCTCTCAATCGGCGCCAAGCTCGGCATTGCCTCGGGCCTCGGTGTTCTGCTCGTCGCCACGATGGTGATCGTGCAGATCCGTTCCAACGCGGCGATGCGCGATCTCGACGTGCGCACGGCCGGCCAGCAGGCCATCGCGCGAGATGCGGTGGACGTAAAGGCGTCGATACGCGGCATGCAGATCGGCGTGCGTGACCTGCGCCTCGCGGAGAGTGCGGCCGACCTGCAGAAGGCAAAGGACTATCTGTCGGCCCGATTGGCATCAGTGAACAAGTACTCTGACGAAATGATGAAGCTGTCCAAATCCGCCGAGAACCGCGCACGGATCGAGAAGCTCAAGACCAGGGCCGCGGACTACGAGAAGGGCGCCCTGCAGATCGCGGCCGTTCGCGCCCAGGCGATTGCTGCGGGCGCTGGCAGCGATGCCGCTGCAAAAGCGTTCGACGAAGTCAAGCGCATCGCGCGCGAGACGACGCTGCCGATCGTTGCCGAGCTCGAGCCGCTTGCCGACCAGATCGCCGATTTTGCCAAGCACAGCGTGAAAGAGCAGGCGGCCCAGGCTGCCGCGGAAATGACTGCGGTCGAATGGGAATCCATGGCGATCGGCATCGGAACGATGCTGCTGTTGATCGCAACGAGCATCTTCTCCTTCTTCACGATCGCCCGCCCGATGGGCGCGCTGAGCAGCGCGATGGATGAGCTCGCCGGCGGCAATTTTGCCGTGATGCTGCCGGGTCTCGGACGCAAGGACGAACTCGGCGCGGTCGCCGGCGCCGTGGAAAAGTTCAAGATTGTCTCCGAGCAGAAAGCTCGCGACGAGGGGGAGGCCAAGATGAAGCAGGATCAGATCGCGGCGCAACAGCGCAAAGCCGAAATGGTCCGCCTCGCCGATTCCTTCGAGGCCGCGGTCGGCGAGATCGTCGAAACCGTCTCGTCCGCCTCGACCGAACTCGAGGCTTCGGCCAAAACGCTGACCGCGACCGCCCGGCGTGCCCAGGAAGTGACCACGACGGTGGCGGCTGCTTCGGAAGAAGCGTCCACCAATGTGCAATCAGTGGCGTCGGCGACCGAAGAGCTGTCTTCCTCCGTCAACGAGATCAGCCGCCAGGTGCAGGAATCGGCGCGCATGGCCGGCGAGGCGGTCGACCAGGCGCGCATCACCAACGACCGCGTCAGCGAATTGTCGAAAGCGGCCGCCCGCATCGGCGACGTCGTCGAGCTCATCAACACCATCGCGGGCCAGACCAACCTGCTTGCGCTCAATGCCACGATCGAGGCGGCGCGCGCCGGTGAAGCCGGACGCGGCTTTGCCGTGGTGGCTTCCGAGGTCAAGGCGCTGGCTGAGCAGACCGCCAAGGCCACCGGCGAGATCGGCCAGCAGATATCAAGCATCCAGGGCGCGACGCAGGAGTCGGTCGGCGCAATCAAGGAGATCAGCGGCACGATCGAGAGGCTGGCGGAGATCGCCTCGACGATTGCCGCGGCCGTGGAAGAGCAGGGCGCCGCGACCCAGGAAATCTCCCGCAACGTGCAGCAGGCGGCCGAGGGTACCCAGCAGGTATCGAGCAACATCACCGACGTCCAGCGCGGCGCCGGCGAAACCGGCTCCGCCTCCGCGCAGGTGCTTTCGGCGGCACAGTCGCTTTCCACCGACTCTAACCGTCTCAAGATGGAGGTCGGCAAGTTCCTCGATACGGTGCGCGCGGCGTGA
- a CDS encoding nitronate monooxygenase, producing the protein MKSPICEMLGIEFPLLAFSHCRDVVAAVSRAGGFGVLGATAHSPETIEQELKWIDDHTDGKPYGLDVLIPENISTAGEKGVTWKSLEARISPQHRDFTRNLLKKYGVELTTTNVADNQPQPFDAQRALDVLEVSFRHPIKLIANALGVPPKQMIDMGRKHGVPVAALVGSKEHALRQVAAGVDILVAQGTEAGGHCGEVSTMVLVPEVIKAIKPIRDVPVLAAGGIMTGRQMAACMAMGAAGAWTGSVWLATVESETTEIFREKMIAASSRDAVRSKGRTGKPARQLRSVWTDAWDRGPDSPGALPMPLQSIISRDAFNSIDRAAAAGNAQARDLVTYFVGQGVGLIDSVKSAGAVVQEFKEDFADAVEHMNRLMEE; encoded by the coding sequence ATGAAATCGCCAATCTGCGAGATGCTGGGCATCGAGTTTCCGCTGCTTGCCTTCAGCCATTGCCGCGACGTGGTTGCTGCCGTCAGCCGCGCCGGCGGCTTTGGCGTTCTGGGCGCGACGGCGCATTCGCCTGAAACCATCGAGCAGGAGCTGAAATGGATCGACGATCACACCGACGGCAAGCCCTACGGGCTCGACGTCTTGATCCCGGAGAACATTTCGACCGCGGGTGAGAAGGGTGTCACCTGGAAGAGCCTGGAGGCGCGGATCTCGCCGCAGCATCGCGACTTCACTCGCAACCTTCTGAAGAAGTACGGCGTTGAGCTGACGACCACCAATGTCGCCGACAACCAGCCGCAGCCGTTCGACGCGCAGCGCGCACTCGATGTGCTTGAGGTCTCGTTCCGCCACCCGATCAAGCTGATTGCGAACGCGCTCGGCGTTCCGCCCAAGCAGATGATCGACATGGGCCGCAAGCATGGCGTGCCGGTGGCGGCGCTGGTCGGATCGAAGGAGCACGCGCTGCGGCAGGTTGCGGCGGGAGTCGATATTCTGGTGGCGCAGGGCACCGAGGCCGGCGGCCATTGCGGCGAAGTCTCGACCATGGTGCTGGTGCCCGAGGTGATCAAGGCGATCAAGCCTATCCGCGACGTGCCGGTGCTGGCCGCGGGCGGCATCATGACCGGGCGGCAGATGGCGGCCTGCATGGCGATGGGCGCGGCCGGCGCCTGGACGGGGTCGGTGTGGTTGGCGACGGTGGAATCGGAAACCACGGAAATCTTCCGCGAGAAGATGATCGCGGCCTCCTCGCGCGACGCCGTCCGCTCCAAAGGACGTACCGGCAAGCCGGCGCGGCAGTTGCGCTCGGTGTGGACCGATGCGTGGGATCGCGGCCCCGATAGCCCGGGCGCGCTGCCGATGCCGCTGCAAAGCATCATCAGTCGCGACGCCTTCAACTCGATCGACCGCGCCGCGGCGGCCGGTAACGCGCAGGCGCGCGATCTCGTGACGTATTTTGTCGGCCAGGGCGTCGGCCTGATCGACAGCGTGAAATCCGCCGGCGCCGTGGTGCAGGAATTCAAGGAGGATTTTGCCGATGCGGTGGAGCATATGAATAGGCTGATGGAGGAGTGA
- a CDS encoding acetyl-CoA acetyltransferase → MSNTSLPEDRIPVIVGVGEIVDRPKDITDGLEPLALLEQAVRRAEADSGTKLLGELGSLDVVNFLSWRYRDPEKQLAAKLGASPAHCYYGPVGGESPIRYIHEAAKRIARGECSVAVVCGAEAQSTATKAERGGITLPWTPFAHDVEEPKRGAAFQKPMAVKLGVFRPITVYPLYESATSAHWGQTPREALAESGALWSTYSKVASENPNAWLKKRFSPEEITTPTPENRLIAWPYTKLMVANPTVNMGGAVLLTSLAKARADGVAEDRLVYPLGGASAEEPRDYLVRDQFYESHPQNAVLKAVMDLVKGDGKKFDAIELYSCFPCVPKMARRTLGLGPDVQPTVTGGLTFFGAPLNTYMTHAAVAMVRALRERGKLGLLYGQGGFVTKHHGLVLSREAPNEALAQDTSVQAEADRNRRKVPDFVTEASGKGKIESFTVIYKGKGEVEHGVVMLRTEADQRALARIPANDAATLKHLLDLDRTPVGSVGDVVTSGDGVLEWRVG, encoded by the coding sequence ATGTCCAACACCTCCCTCCCCGAAGACCGCATTCCCGTCATCGTCGGCGTCGGCGAAATCGTCGACCGTCCGAAGGACATCACCGACGGCCTCGAGCCGCTGGCGCTGCTCGAGCAGGCGGTGCGGCGGGCGGAGGCCGATAGCGGGACAAAATTGCTCGGCGAGCTCGGCTCGCTCGACGTCGTCAATTTCCTGAGCTGGCGCTACCGCGATCCAGAGAAGCAGCTTGCCGCAAAACTCGGCGCCAGCCCGGCCCACTGCTATTACGGGCCGGTCGGCGGCGAGAGCCCGATCCGCTACATCCACGAAGCGGCCAAGCGTATCGCGCGCGGCGAATGCAGCGTGGCGGTCGTCTGCGGCGCGGAGGCGCAGTCGACCGCGACCAAGGCCGAGCGCGGCGGCATCACGCTGCCCTGGACGCCGTTCGCCCATGACGTCGAGGAACCGAAGCGCGGCGCGGCGTTCCAGAAGCCGATGGCGGTGAAGCTCGGCGTGTTCAGGCCGATCACCGTCTATCCGCTCTACGAATCCGCCACGTCAGCGCATTGGGGCCAGACGCCGCGCGAGGCGCTCGCCGAGTCCGGCGCGCTGTGGTCGACCTATTCGAAGGTCGCCTCGGAGAATCCGAACGCCTGGCTGAAGAAGCGTTTTTCACCGGAGGAGATCACGACGCCGACGCCGGAAAATCGCCTGATCGCCTGGCCCTACACGAAACTGATGGTCGCCAATCCGACCGTGAACATGGGCGGCGCGGTGCTGCTGACGTCGCTAGCGAAGGCGCGCGCGGACGGCGTCGCCGAAGATCGCCTTGTCTATCCCCTTGGCGGGGCCTCGGCGGAAGAGCCGCGCGACTATCTCGTGCGCGACCAGTTCTATGAAAGCCACCCGCAGAACGCGGTGCTGAAGGCGGTGATGGATCTCGTCAAGGGCGACGGCAAAAAATTCGACGCCATCGAGCTCTATAGCTGCTTCCCCTGCGTGCCCAAGATGGCGCGGCGAACGCTCGGCCTGGGGCCCGATGTGCAGCCGACGGTAACCGGCGGCCTCACCTTCTTCGGCGCACCGCTCAATACCTACATGACGCATGCGGCCGTCGCGATGGTGCGAGCCTTGCGCGAACGCGGCAAGCTCGGCCTGCTCTACGGCCAGGGCGGCTTCGTGACCAAGCATCATGGCCTAGTGCTGTCGCGCGAGGCACCGAACGAGGCGCTCGCACAGGATACCAGCGTGCAGGCCGAGGCCGACCGCAATCGCCGCAAGGTGCCGGATTTCGTCACCGAGGCGTCGGGCAAGGGCAAAATCGAGAGTTTTACGGTGATCTACAAGGGCAAGGGCGAAGTCGAGCATGGCGTCGTGATGCTACGCACCGAGGCTGACCAACGGGCGCTGGCCCGCATCCCGGCCAATGATGCGGCGACGCTCAAACATTTGCTGGATCTGGACCGGACGCCGGTGGGCTCAGTCGGCGATGTCGTTACGTCCGGGGACGGCGTGCTGGAGTGGCGGGTGGGATAG
- a CDS encoding L,D-transpeptidase, whose product MASRSRTARTTMAARRWGPHAVMALTAMAAVAALSADAAARETRPAPVKEAMAPRDAGEPIMAIVSIKTQHVTFYDADGWILRAPVSTGITGRETPAGIFAVVDKEKDHHSNMYDDASMPNMQRITWNGIALHGGPLPGYAASHGCVRMPFGFAERLFDKTRIGMRVIISPENAEPVEFSHPALPVPNREALAAAPAKAEALPREAAEAAKTADAAKKAAATAARDTAALTASLRKLEGLKARADAELASIEKALASAKTDEAKARAEELKQKVSAKAAELATQLDTAKADAKSKLEAAAAAKDAAKAAQMKKADTAKAASEAKLALAPVSIYVSRATQMLYVRRPTEKPAPDGGGVVFDATIEVPINIRNPDRPIGTHVFTAMARNETGLRWTAVTIDNGDNAKSALDRITIPQEVLDRIAPTAVARSSIIISDEPLSKETNYRTEFVTVLSNQPQGGFITRKPTPPDMLIAGENDDGFGSFFQPSWNSQSVNTRRRGAQDYQPMQPRWW is encoded by the coding sequence ATGGCAAGTCGATCCAGGACGGCGCGGACCACGATGGCGGCGCGGCGTTGGGGTCCCCATGCCGTTATGGCACTCACGGCGATGGCCGCCGTGGCGGCGCTGAGCGCAGATGCCGCGGCGCGAGAGACGCGCCCCGCGCCCGTCAAGGAGGCGATGGCGCCGCGCGATGCCGGCGAGCCGATCATGGCCATCGTGTCGATCAAGACCCAGCATGTCACCTTCTACGACGCCGACGGATGGATCCTGCGCGCGCCGGTCTCTACCGGCATCACGGGACGCGAGACGCCGGCCGGCATCTTCGCGGTCGTCGACAAGGAAAAGGACCACCACTCGAACATGTATGACGATGCCTCGATGCCGAACATGCAGCGCATCACCTGGAATGGCATCGCCCTGCATGGTGGGCCCCTGCCCGGCTATGCGGCCTCGCACGGCTGCGTGCGGATGCCGTTCGGCTTTGCCGAGAGGTTGTTCGACAAGACGCGGATCGGCATGCGGGTGATCATCTCGCCTGAGAACGCCGAGCCGGTGGAGTTCTCTCATCCGGCGCTGCCGGTACCGAACCGGGAGGCGCTTGCGGCCGCGCCGGCCAAGGCGGAGGCGCTTCCCCGCGAGGCGGCCGAGGCCGCCAAGACGGCCGATGCTGCGAAGAAGGCCGCGGCAACGGCCGCACGCGACACGGCTGCCCTGACGGCCTCGCTGCGCAAGCTGGAGGGACTGAAAGCGCGCGCTGATGCCGAACTCGCCTCCATCGAGAAGGCCCTTGCTTCAGCCAAGACCGACGAGGCCAAGGCGCGCGCCGAGGAGCTCAAGCAAAAGGTCTCGGCCAAGGCCGCGGAGCTTGCAACACAGCTCGACACCGCCAAAGCCGACGCGAAATCGAAGCTCGAGGCGGCGGCCGCGGCCAAGGACGCCGCCAAGGCGGCCCAAATGAAGAAGGCCGACACCGCCAAGGCGGCGAGCGAGGCCAAGCTCGCGCTCGCGCCGGTCTCGATCTATGTCAGCCGCGCGACGCAGATGCTTTACGTGCGCCGCCCGACGGAAAAGCCGGCACCCGATGGCGGCGGCGTGGTGTTCGATGCCACGATCGAGGTTCCCATCAATATCCGCAATCCCGACAGGCCGATCGGCACGCATGTGTTCACGGCGATGGCGCGCAACGAAACAGGCCTGCGCTGGACCGCGGTCACCATCGACAATGGCGACAACGCCAAATCCGCCCTCGACCGCATCACCATCCCGCAGGAGGTGCTCGATCGGATCGCGCCGACCGCGGTGGCGCGATCCTCGATCATCATTTCCGACGAGCCGCTGAGCAAAGAGACCAATTATCGCACCGAGTTCGTGACGGTGCTCAGCAATCAGCCGCAGGGCGGCTTCATCACGCGCAAGCCCACGCCGCCCGACATGCTGATTGCCGGCGAGAACGACGATGGCTTCGGCTCTTTTTTCCAGCCCAGCTGGAATTCGCAATCGGTCAATACACGCCGGCGCGGTGCCCAGGACTATCAGCCGATGCAACCGCGCTGGTGGTAG
- a CDS encoding methyl-accepting chemotaxis protein: MMSRVRMTVGRRIYALICLSFAGLLGVTYLESRELAASLYQQKQIELKHLGELALGIVKEEHAATQKGGVSDADAQKRAMARISALRYGSNDYYWINDMHPKMVMHPIKPEMNGSDLSSYKDPNGKLLFVDFVDAVKKDGSGFVPYEWPKPGFDKPQPKLSFVVGFAPWNWVIGTGVYIDDLKAQTWVSTQRSLIVAGAILLFMLAVSIFVARSITAPLQRMTATMNDLASGKLDIEVSGVGRGDEIGEMAKAVEVFKRNAVERQSLEAEQRAAESRAVASRRTDMNKMADDFETAVGRIVETVSSASSQLEISAGTLTATAERAQVLTTTVAAASEEASTNVQSVASATEEMASSVTEISRQVQESARMANDAVGQARTTNERVSELSKAATRIGDVVELINTIAGQTNLLALNATIEAARAGEAGRGFAVVASEVKALAEQTAKATGEIGQQITGIQAATQESVNAIQAISGTIEKLSEISSAIAAAVEEQGAATQEISRNVQQAAMGTQRVSTNIADVQRGANETGSASSQVLTAAQSLSGDSNRLKQEVGKFLDSVRAA; the protein is encoded by the coding sequence ATGATGAGCCGGGTCAGGATGACCGTTGGCCGAAGGATTTATGCCCTCATCTGCCTGAGCTTCGCCGGGCTGCTCGGCGTTACCTATCTCGAGTCGCGCGAGCTGGCCGCGAGCCTGTATCAGCAGAAGCAGATTGAGCTGAAGCATCTCGGCGAGCTCGCACTCGGCATCGTCAAGGAAGAGCATGCCGCCACGCAGAAGGGCGGCGTTTCGGACGCCGACGCGCAAAAGCGGGCGATGGCGCGGATATCGGCGCTTCGCTACGGTAGCAACGACTATTACTGGATCAACGACATGCATCCCAAAATGGTGATGCATCCGATCAAGCCGGAAATGAACGGCAGCGATCTCTCCTCTTATAAGGATCCGAACGGCAAGCTGCTGTTCGTCGACTTCGTCGATGCGGTCAAGAAAGACGGCTCCGGCTTCGTGCCCTACGAATGGCCCAAGCCGGGATTCGACAAGCCGCAACCAAAACTGTCCTTCGTGGTCGGCTTTGCGCCGTGGAACTGGGTCATCGGTACCGGCGTCTATATCGACGACCTGAAGGCGCAGACCTGGGTATCGACCCAGCGCTCCCTGATCGTCGCCGGCGCCATCCTGCTGTTCATGCTTGCGGTGTCGATCTTCGTGGCGCGCAGCATCACCGCCCCGTTGCAGCGGATGACCGCCACGATGAACGACCTTGCCAGCGGCAAGCTCGACATCGAGGTATCAGGCGTCGGACGCGGCGACGAGATCGGCGAGATGGCCAAGGCCGTCGAGGTATTCAAGCGTAATGCCGTCGAGCGGCAGTCGCTGGAGGCCGAGCAGCGCGCCGCCGAGAGCCGCGCCGTGGCGAGCCGCAGGACGGACATGAACAAGATGGCCGATGATTTCGAGACTGCGGTCGGCCGCATCGTCGAGACCGTATCGTCGGCGTCCAGCCAGCTCGAGATATCGGCGGGCACGCTCACGGCGACTGCGGAACGCGCGCAGGTTCTGACGACGACGGTCGCCGCCGCCTCCGAAGAGGCGTCGACCAACGTGCAGTCGGTGGCGTCGGCCACCGAGGAAATGGCCTCGTCCGTCACCGAGATCAGCCGCCAGGTCCAGGAATCGGCGCGGATGGCCAATGATGCCGTGGGTCAAGCCCGCACCACCAACGAGCGCGTCAGCGAATTGTCGAAGGCGGCGACCCGCATCGGCGACGTCGTCGAACTCATCAACACCATTGCGGGTCAGACCAACCTGCTCGCGCTCAACGCCACCATCGAGGCGGCGCGCGCCGGCGAGGCCGGCCGCGGCTTCGCAGTGGTCGCCTCCGAGGTCAAGGCACTGGCCGAGCAGACGGCAAAGGCCACCGGCGAGATCGGCCAGCAGATCACCGGTATCCAGGCGGCGACCCAGGAATCCGTCAACGCGATCCAGGCGATCAGCGGCACCATCGAGAAGCTGTCGGAGATCTCGTCGGCCATCGCGGCGGCCGTGGAAGAGCAGGGCGCGGCGACGCAGGAAATTTCCCGCAACGTGCAGCAGGCGGCGATGGGCACCCAGCGGGTGTCCACCAATATTGCCGATGTGCAGCGCGGCGCCAACGAAACCGGCTCCGCATCGTCCCAGGTGCTCACGGCGGCGCAGTCGCTGTCGGGCGACAGCAACCGCCTGAAGCAGGAAGTCGGCAAGTTCCTCGATTCGGTGCGGGCGGCCTGA